TCGCTGCGAGGCGCGCTCGTCGCCTCGCTGCTCGCCCGTCGAGGCGAGGGCGCGTCGACCGATCGCTGAAGGACGAGACGAGGAGGACCGGATGGGCCGCCTGCCGAGGATCACCGTGAGCGACTTCCCGGCGAAGGGCAACACGCTCACCCTGCGCGAGATCGCCGGACTCGCGGCAGCCGCCGAGGAGGCCGGCGCCGAGCGCTTCGGGGTGACCGACTTCCCCTACTACTACGACTGCCTCGTGACCATGGGCGCGTGCCTCGCCGCGACCTCGACGATCGTCGTCGAGAGCCTCGTCACGACCCCCTACGCCCGGCACCCCGAGGCGACCGCCTGCGGCTTCGCGAGCCTGAGCGAGTACTCCGGCGGACGCGTCATCTGCGGGATCGGCGGC
The nucleotide sequence above comes from Acidimicrobiales bacterium. Encoded proteins:
- a CDS encoding LLM class flavin-dependent oxidoreductase; the encoded protein is MGRLPRITVSDFPAKGNTLTLREIAGLAAAAEEAGAERFGVTDFPYYYDCLVTMGACLAATSTIVVESLVTTPYARHPEATACGFASLSEYSGGRVICGIGG